ATTTTCCACAATTTGACTAGAGGTCCAATTGCAACGTTGAATCCTAAATGCTTACGACTGACCAGAACTGCCCGCTTAATCAATTCATAAGTATCATTTGGAACCGATACTGGAGTTTTTCCAGCTTGATGATTAATTGACATCACTTCTGATTGAGTACGATTAACTGTTAATTTATCTTCAAATTCTTTAATCAAATCATAGGCAGCACTTAATTCCTTTTCACCAGCTGGTTCAGACACTGAAAGATTAATCACAGTCCCCAAGGCATAATATTTTTTATTAATCAATCCCATTTGACTTCCTCGTTCCTCTTCACAAATTAATAAAATATTCACAAGATTTCAATTTAGAGTTATATTAACCATAACATCTAGAGGAATTGGAGTGAATGAAATGTTTAAGGATTCGAAATTAAATTGGAATGCAACATATGATGTCATTGTTCTAGGTTTCGGTGGAGCTGATGCTTCTGCTGCCAGATTTGCAGCCGATAACGGTGCCAAAGTTTTAATCACTGATTCAGCTCCTGAAGGTCATGAAGGTGGCAATACCCGTTATGCTGGACAAGTTATTTCTTCAGGCGATAACTTAGATGACTTGCGCAAATATTATCAAGATTTGGCGTATCCATTATCCTATGACAAAGATTTGATGGAAACATTCATTATTGGACTTTACAATATTCCTAATTATTTGAAAGATTATTTAGGAGTCAAGCCATTCATCATGGGTAAACATCCTGAATCACCCGTTTCAAAAGCCTTGCACTTTATGGCTCACGAATATCCGGAATTCCGTGGTCAAGCTACTCACGAATTAGTTGCTGTTCACGAAGGCGTAGCTGACTCCGCACTTTGGAAGAACCTTCGTCAACAAGTTCTCAAGCGCAGCGATAAAATTGACGTCTTATATCAGACACCTGCAACTCATTTGATTCAAGATCCCGCTACTGAAGCAATCGTCGGCGTTCAAATCAAACGCAACGATCAATTGTTAAACGTTCATGCCAAAAATGGGGTCGTTATGGCAACTGGTGGTTTTGAAAATAATCCTAAAATGGTTGAAAATTATCTAGGCGAAACAAGTCTAAATCCCATCGGTTCCCTCTACAACAAAGGTATCGGCGTCAAAATGGCCAGTGAAGTCGGTGCTCAACTTTACAACATGAATAACTACGAATCATACGGAATCTTTCACGGTTTAACCCCCAAACCAGCTAAGGGACAACGTTCACAATTTCTACCCTTCGACTGGCCCGCTTTCCATCAAGGCAGTTTGATCGTAGTTGGCGATGACGGAACACGTTACTTCGATGAAAACGAGATCCACCGCCACGGTCACATCAAAGATCACGGCAATTGGAGAATCCCACACGCACAACGCCATCCTTATGTAGTCTTTGACCAAAAGAAGTATGACGAATTAATTAATGACAAGAATGCCCCTTATCCAGAATTTATGAAAGCCGTCGTGAAAGCTGATGATTTACCAAGTTTAGCTGAAATTATGAACGTCGACGCCGATAAATTAGTTAAGACCATCAAAGATTTCAACTACTTTGCCAATCAACATCGTGATTACGCTTTTAACCGTGACGAGAAAACTTTGACAGCCTTTGACGATGGTCCCTATTACGCCTTAGCAATGGTACAAGGATTGTTGAATACACAAGGTGGTCCAGTGCATAATTCTAAAGCAGAAGTTGTTGATAATGATGATCAAGTAATTCCTCATCTTTACGCCGCTGGTGAATTAGGCAGTCTGATGGGACGTCAATATAACGGTGGTAGTAATTTAGCCGAAAATCTAATTTTCGGTAAGATTGCTGGTGAAAATGCCGCCAGTGTCAAAACAGAGACCACTCAACCAGAAGTCGATGTCCAAACATCAGCAAGTATTCATGAATCTGGTTTAGGTTCAGATGTTTCCGAAGAACATTTTGAAACCCAAGCCAATCAATATATCGGTAAGTCAAGTGCCGGCATGGGTAATGAAATCGTCGTTCGAGTAACCGTTGATGACGATAAAAATATTCAAGACGTTGAAGTTTTGAAACAAAGCGAATCAGAAGATTACGGTTTGAAAGCTGTGAAAGAATTACCTAAAGAAATCGTCAAGAAAAATTCCGTTGATGTCGATACGATTTCAGGTGCCTCCGCTTCCAGTCGTGCTATCAAAGAAGCTGTGCAAAACGCTTTGAAACAAATTGATTAATTGATTTATTGTATAAAACTTAACTTAAAACGGTAAGTATTATTTTTCATTAAAGTGTTCATTCAGTGTGAACACTTTTTTTCTGTATAAAATTTGGATAACGTAAAGAAACAACAAAATCACTCTATTTTATCTTCATAATTTTTTAGTGATTAAATTATTATGGATTACATTTTGTGATACATTAAAATTAAATATGATTATTCGTGGGGTCTTTTTATACTACAATACGTAATATTATTAATATTAAAGCTTTGGAGAAATTTATATGTTTAAAATACGGGGGGATCAAGATGAAAAAAATAATTACTTCAGCAATTCTAATAGCTACTACACTTTCTTTAGCAGCATGCTCAACAAATAAATCAGCAAGCTCTTCTACTAATAAAAGGGACAAGACTACCTCAATAGTCAAAAAGAAAAAAAAGAAGACTCCTTCAACTAAGAAGAAATCTCCTAAAAAATCTAATCAAAAGAATGCTAATAAAACTAGTCAACAGGTAACTAATCAAAATAATCCTCAACAGAATAATACCAATCAACAAGCCCAAAATCAGGTATCTGACCAATCTCAACAGACCTCAAATACCAACATTAGTCAACAACCTCAGCAACAGCCCATTCAAGACAACCAAGATACTCAGCAACAAGCAAGTAATGGCATTTCTTATGATGAGAATACTTTAACTGGATTCGTTAATAAATATGGTGAATCCCCTGCTGCTTATAAAGTGGAGCATAATGGAATGAGTCAACTACAAGCGTTGGAGAGCACACCAGATAGTATGAAAACTTTTGGTGAAAAGCAAACACAACAAGGTATGGAAAACGGATCATTGAATCCTGATGGTAATCCATCAAATCAATACAGTTATCATAAATAATATTTTATCACGTATAAATACTTTAAGGGGAAATTATGGAATCTTTAGACTTAACAGACGCTGACGCCCATAAACTCATATCTATATTGAAGAAAACAGTTTCCAAAAACAAATATGTACTTACCGAGGGATCAAAGGGTAGGATAAAGATAACGGGCAAGTTAGATGGTATCGAACATCAGTTTGTATTATATTATATGTATGCAATTGATAATATCCATTTGAATTTTGCAGATTCTTCTACTGGATACACATTGGTTAGGATAAACTTAGATAGTAGCTTCCATAACAATTCTGATGGGAAAGTCCGCGGTCACCGTGTGGAGCTTTTCTCCGAGACAGAGTTCAAAGCAAAACATGATACATTCACGCATTATAAAGCCTATCCTCTACCACATAATAGTTTTAAGGATTGTGATGATT
This sequence is a window from Companilactobacillus alimentarius DSM 20249. Protein-coding genes within it:
- a CDS encoding DUF6978 family protein is translated as MESLDLTDADAHKLISILKKTVSKNKYVLTEGSKGRIKITGKLDGIEHQFVLYYMYAIDNIHLNFADSSTGYTLVRINLDSSFHNNSDGKVRGHRVELFSETEFKAKHDTFTHYKAYPLPHNSFKDCDDFFTTLQQIFDYTNVKNHKSISFIENNILSI
- a CDS encoding FAD-binding protein, encoding MFKDSKLNWNATYDVIVLGFGGADASAARFAADNGAKVLITDSAPEGHEGGNTRYAGQVISSGDNLDDLRKYYQDLAYPLSYDKDLMETFIIGLYNIPNYLKDYLGVKPFIMGKHPESPVSKALHFMAHEYPEFRGQATHELVAVHEGVADSALWKNLRQQVLKRSDKIDVLYQTPATHLIQDPATEAIVGVQIKRNDQLLNVHAKNGVVMATGGFENNPKMVENYLGETSLNPIGSLYNKGIGVKMASEVGAQLYNMNNYESYGIFHGLTPKPAKGQRSQFLPFDWPAFHQGSLIVVGDDGTRYFDENEIHRHGHIKDHGNWRIPHAQRHPYVVFDQKKYDELINDKNAPYPEFMKAVVKADDLPSLAEIMNVDADKLVKTIKDFNYFANQHRDYAFNRDEKTLTAFDDGPYYALAMVQGLLNTQGGPVHNSKAEVVDNDDQVIPHLYAAGELGSLMGRQYNGGSNLAENLIFGKIAGENAASVKTETTQPEVDVQTSASIHESGLGSDVSEEHFETQANQYIGKSSAGMGNEIVVRVTVDDDKNIQDVEVLKQSESEDYGLKAVKELPKEIVKKNSVDVDTISGASASSRAIKEAVQNALKQID